The following proteins come from a genomic window of Bradyrhizobium paxllaeri:
- a CDS encoding phosphoglycerate kinase, which translates to MTKSFRTLDDVDVKGKRVLLRVDLNVPMEGGRVTDATRLERVAPTITEISDKGGKVILLAHFGRPKGRDAKDSLKPVAAALGEVIKKPVAFVDDCIGEAAAKAVAAMKDGDILCLENTRFHKEEEKNDPAFVAELAKLGDIWVSDAFSAAHRAHATTEGLGHKLPAYAGRTMQAELDALGKALEAPTKPVIAIIGGAKVSTKIDLLENLVSKVDALVIGGGMANTFLHAQGISVGKSLAEKDLAATALRIMEKASAANCAIILPVDAVVAYHFAANSPSHAYGLDAIPADGMILDVGPQSTARIHAAIDDAKTLVWNGPLGAFEMTPFDRGTMVAAKHAAERTKAKKLISVAGGGDTVAALNQAGVANDFSYVSTAGGAFLEWMEGKPLPGVEVLKQR; encoded by the coding sequence ATGACAAAATCATTCCGCACCCTCGATGACGTCGACGTGAAGGGCAAGCGCGTGCTGCTGCGCGTCGACCTCAACGTGCCCATGGAAGGCGGTCGCGTCACCGACGCGACGAGGCTTGAGCGCGTCGCGCCGACCATCACCGAAATTTCCGACAAGGGCGGCAAGGTCATCCTGCTCGCCCATTTCGGCCGCCCGAAGGGGCGCGATGCCAAGGATTCGCTCAAGCCCGTCGCTGCGGCGCTGGGCGAGGTCATCAAGAAGCCGGTTGCGTTTGTCGACGACTGCATCGGCGAAGCCGCGGCCAAGGCCGTGGCGGCGATGAAGGACGGCGATATCCTCTGCCTGGAAAACACCCGCTTCCACAAAGAGGAAGAGAAGAACGATCCGGCTTTCGTTGCGGAGCTCGCCAAGCTCGGCGACATCTGGGTCAGCGACGCATTTTCGGCCGCCCACCGCGCCCATGCCACGACCGAAGGTCTCGGCCACAAATTGCCCGCTTATGCCGGCCGCACCATGCAGGCCGAGCTTGACGCGCTCGGCAAGGCGCTGGAGGCGCCGACCAAGCCTGTGATCGCGATCATCGGCGGCGCCAAGGTTTCGACCAAGATCGACCTGTTGGAAAACCTCGTGTCGAAGGTCGACGCGCTTGTGATCGGTGGCGGCATGGCCAACACCTTCCTGCACGCGCAGGGCATCAGCGTCGGAAAATCGCTGGCGGAAAAGGATCTCGCCGCAACCGCGCTGCGCATCATGGAAAAGGCCAGCGCCGCGAACTGCGCCATCATTCTGCCTGTCGATGCCGTGGTCGCCTATCACTTCGCGGCCAATTCGCCCTCGCACGCCTATGGCCTCGATGCCATTCCGGCCGACGGCATGATCCTCGACGTCGGCCCGCAATCGACCGCGCGGATTCATGCCGCCATCGACGACGCCAAGACGCTGGTCTGGAACGGTCCGCTCGGCGCGTTCGAAATGACGCCGTTCGACCGCGGCACGATGGTGGCGGCCAAGCATGCGGCCGAGCGCACCAAGGCGAAGAAACTGATTTCGGTCGCCGGTGGCGGCGACACCGTCGCGGCGCTGAACCAGGCCGGCGTGGCCAACGATTTTTCCTATGTATCGACGGCGGGCGGCGCGTTTCTCGAATGGATGGAAGGCAAACCACTGCCCGGCGTCGAAGTTCTGAAACAGCGTTGA
- the gap gene encoding type I glyceraldehyde-3-phosphate dehydrogenase encodes MAIRVAINGFGRIGRNVLRAIAESGRKDIEVVGINDLGPVETNAHLLRFDSVHGRFPGTVTVDGDSLSLGNGKIKVSAERDPSKLPWKALGVDIALECTGIFTAKDKASAHLTAGAKRVLVSAPADNADATIVFGVNHDTLTKDHLVVSNGSCTTNCLAPVAKVLNDTVGIETGFMTTIHAYTGDQPTLDTLHKDLYRGRAAAMSMIPTSTGAAKAIGLVLPELKGKLDGVAIRVPTPNVSVVDLKIVAKRATDAKEINAAMKRASEQQLKGILGYTTAPNVSIDFNHDPHSSTFHEDQTKVQNGTLVRVMSWYDNEWGFSNRMADTAVAMGKLL; translated from the coding sequence ATGGCAATCCGCGTCGCGATCAACGGATTTGGCCGCATCGGCCGCAACGTGTTGCGGGCGATTGCGGAATCTGGCCGCAAGGATATCGAGGTGGTCGGCATCAACGATCTCGGCCCGGTCGAGACCAACGCCCACCTGCTGCGCTTCGACTCCGTACATGGCCGCTTCCCCGGCACCGTCACTGTCGACGGCGACTCGCTTAGCCTCGGCAATGGCAAGATCAAGGTTTCCGCCGAGCGCGATCCGTCGAAGCTGCCGTGGAAGGCGCTCGGCGTCGACATCGCGCTGGAATGCACCGGCATCTTCACCGCCAAGGACAAGGCCTCCGCGCATCTGACCGCCGGCGCCAAGCGCGTGCTGGTCTCGGCCCCCGCTGACAACGCCGACGCCACCATCGTCTTCGGCGTCAACCATGACACCCTGACCAAGGATCATCTGGTCGTTTCCAACGGCTCCTGCACCACCAACTGCCTGGCGCCGGTCGCCAAGGTTCTGAACGACACGGTGGGCATCGAGACCGGCTTCATGACCACGATCCACGCTTACACCGGCGACCAGCCGACGCTCGACACCCTGCACAAGGATCTCTACCGCGGCCGCGCCGCGGCGATGTCGATGATCCCGACCTCGACGGGTGCGGCGAAGGCGATCGGCCTCGTGCTCCCTGAACTGAAGGGCAAGCTCGACGGCGTCGCGATCCGCGTGCCGACCCCGAACGTCTCGGTCGTCGACCTCAAGATCGTCGCCAAGCGCGCCACCGACGCCAAGGAAATCAACGCGGCGATGAAGCGCGCGTCTGAACAACAGTTGAAGGGCATCCTCGGCTACACCACTGCGCCGAACGTCTCGATCGACTTCAACCACGATCCGCACTCGTCCACGTTCCACGAGGACCAGACCAAGGTGCAGAACGGCACGCTGGTGCGTGTGATGTCCTGGTACGACAACGAATGGGGTTTCTCCAACCGCATGGCCGACACCGCCGTCGCGATGGGGAAGCTGCTGTAA